Proteins from one Rosa chinensis cultivar Old Blush chromosome 7, RchiOBHm-V2, whole genome shotgun sequence genomic window:
- the LOC112180113 gene encoding NDR1/HIN1-like protein 6, with protein sequence MADHQKIHPVQDVEAVQPHAPEAPLVPRGSSKSDKGDQMGREMEAGQYYSPFQGRSIPVMHSKPPKKRSCFRKCLCWTICLLLLQVIVVAITGGIIYLVFRPKLPKYTVSKLQITQFNLNDDQSLSATFDVSITARNPNKKIGIYYEGGSRINVWYTNTKLCEGGLPKFYQGHRNTTELVVPLSGQTQDANGLLTTLQQQQQQTGNVPLTLRVRQPVRIKLGSLKLPKIKFVVRCRLLVDSLSENNDIRIQSSSCKFRLRL encoded by the coding sequence ATGGCAGATCACCAGAAAATCCATCCAGTCCAAGATGTTGAAGCAGTACAACCGCACGCACCAGAGGCACCCTTGGTACCAAGAGGATCTTCTAAATCGGATAAAGGAGATCAAATGGGCAGGGAGATGGAGGCCGGGCAATATTATTCTCCATTCCAAGGACGTAGCATCCCCGTGATGCACTCGAAACCACCCAAGAAAAGAAGTTGTTTTCGTAAGTGCCTGTGCTGGACTATCTGCCTGCTCTTGCTGCAAGTGATTGTGGTTGCAATCACCGGTGGAATTATATACCTTGTGTTCCGACCAAAGCTTCCCAAATATACGGTGAGCAAACTGCAGATAACCCAGTTCAATCTCAACGATGATCAGAGCTTAAGTGCTACATTCGATGTGAGCATCACTGCCCGGAACCCCAACAAAAAGATCGGCATATACTATGAAGGCGGGAGCCGCATAAATGTGTGGTACACAAACACTAAGCTTTGTGAAGGAGGTTTGCCTAAATTCTACCAGGGTCACCGCAACACCACTGAACTTGTAGTACCACTCAGTGGACAAACTCAAGATGCAAACGGCCTGCTCACCACACTCCAACAACAGCAGCAACAAACCGGCAACGTTCCGCTCACTCTCAGGGTTCGGCAACCCGTAAGGATTAAGCTTGGCAGCCTCAAGCTCCCAAAGATAAAGTTTGTAGTCAGGTGCAGGTTGTTGGTTGACAGTCTTTCAGAGAATAACGATATTAGAATCCAAAGCAGTAGCTGTAAGTTCAGGCTTAGGCTATGA